From Panthera tigris isolate Pti1 chromosome D3, P.tigris_Pti1_mat1.1, whole genome shotgun sequence, one genomic window encodes:
- the CHMP1B gene encoding charged multivesicular body protein 1b — protein sequence MSNMEKHLFNLKFAAKELSRSAKKCDKEEKAEKAKIKKAIQKGNMEVARIHAENAIRQKNQAVNFLRMSARVDAVAARVQTAVTMGKVTKSMAGVVKSMDATLKTMNLEKISALMDKFEHQFETLDVQTQQMEDTMSSTTTLTTPQNQVDMLLQEMADEAGLDLNMELPQGQTGSVGTSVASAEQDELSQRLARLRDQV from the coding sequence ATGTCCAACATGGAGAAACACCTGTTCAACCTAAAGTTCGCCGCCAAAGAACTCAGCAGGAGTGCCAAAAAATGCGACAAGGAGGAAAAGGCCGAAAAGGCCAAGATTAAAAAGGCCATTCAGAAGGGCAACATGGAAGTGGCGAGGATACACGCCGAAAATGCCATTCGCCAGAAGAACCAAGCGGTGAATTTCTTGAGAATGAGTGCGCGGGTCGATGCGGTGGCTGCCAGAGTCCAGACGGCGGTGACGATGGGCAAGGTGACCAAGTCGATGGCCGGTGTGGTTAAGTCGATGGATGCGACGTTGAAGACTATGAATCTGGAGAAGATCTCTGCTTTGATGGACAAATTTGAGCACCAGTTTGAGACGCTGGACGTCCAGACGCAGCAAATGGAAGACACGATGAGCAGCACGACTACGCTGACCACTCCCCAGAACCAAGTGGATATGCTGCTCCAGGAAATGGCAGACGAGGCCGGCCTAGACCTCAACATGGAGCTGCCGCAGGGGCAGACCGGCTCTGTGGGCACGAGCGTGGCCTCCGCCGAGCAGGATGAACTGTCCCAGAGACTGGCCCGCCTGCGGGATCAGGTGTGA